From a region of the Mytilus galloprovincialis chromosome 3, xbMytGall1.hap1.1, whole genome shotgun sequence genome:
- the LOC143066748 gene encoding matrilin-1-like yields MYMYIFMTSMDLFNSVVFVWSILSCLHVCVEGCVEKADIVFLIDASGSVRPANFKKELEFASEMVGNLTIGSDYVHIGVVTFDSQAYMRLKIGQYNETATIQDAILKIPYTSRGTSTDVALQFVLTKVFVPQAGDRPNAKDVLVVLTDGVSIHPANTAKQAYFFKEKHIQVISVGIGGNTNKDELTDMASVPEYVFNVQDFSKLATLQATIKALACNTDAIGCVEKADIVFLVDASGSVGATNFKKELEFVSTILSNFTIDPDHVQVGVVTFDSKTYLRIKLNQYNDTKSIQNAVKGIPYTGQLTKTDIALQFILSKVFVPSAGDRSDAKDVLVILTDGVSGNPLNTAKQAYIYKEKHIQVISVGIGRGANKEELTNMASVPGYVFQVTDFSKLLGIQKTIHALSCNNDVITTPSLQWMFG; encoded by the exons atgtatatgtatatatttatgacaAGTATGGATTTATTTAATTCTGTTGTGTTCGTTTGGTCAATTCTAAGTTGCTTACATGTATGCGTTGAAG GTTGTGTAGAAAAGGCCGATATAGTTTTTCTCATAGATGCATCGGGTAGTGTTCGGCCTGCTAATTTCAAAAAGGAACTCGAATTTGCATCTGAAATGGTAGGAAACCTGACGATTGGCTCTGATTATGTCCATATAGGGGTAGTAACTTTCGACTCCCAGGCTTATATGCGTCTTAAGATAGGACAATATAACGAGACGGCAACAATTCAGGATGCTATTTTGAAGATTCCATATACAAGTCGAGGAACTAGTACAGATGTAGCACTACAATTTGTTCTTACTAAAGTTTTTGTCCCACAAGCTGGTGACCGACCTAATGCTAAAGATGTCCTTGTTGTCTTGACGGATGGAGTTTCCATACATCCAGCAAATACTGCAAAACAGGCATATTTCTTCAAAGAGAAACATATCCAAGTTATAAGTGTGGGTATTGGAGGAAATACAAACAAAGATGAGTTAACAGACATGGCTTCTGTTCCTGAATACGTTTTTAATGTCCAAGATTTCTCAAAACTTGCGACACTACAAGCAACTATTAAGGCTTTAGCATGCAATACTGAtg CTATAGGATGTGTAGAAAAAGCAGACATTGTTTTTCTCGTTGACGCATCTGGTAGCGTGGGCGCAACAAACTTCAAGAAAGAACTAGAGTTTGTTTCAACAATATTGTCCAACTTTACCATAGATCCAGACCACGTACAAGTAGGAGTTGTAACGTTCGACAGCAAAACGTATCTAAGAATAAAACTAAACCAGTATAATGATACAAAGTCTATACAAAACGCCGTGAAAGGAATACCATACACTGGTCAGCTGACAAAAACTGATATAGCCCTTCAGTTCATACTCAGTAAAGTGTTTGTTCCAAGTGCCGGGGATCGGTCAGATGCAAAAGATGTATTGGTTATTTTGACAGATGGCGTGTCAGGAAATCCTTTAAATACCGCAAAACAGGcatacatttataaagaaaagcaTATTCAAGTTATAAGCGTTGGCATTGGCAGAGGCGCTAACAAAGAGGAACTCACAAACATGGCATCCGTTCCAGGATATGTTTTTCAAGtcacagattttagcaaacttCTAGGCATACAAAAAACCATCCATGCATTGTCCTGCAATAATGACG TTATCACAACACCGTCACTGCAGTGGATGTTTGGATGA